The following coding sequences lie in one Chelonia mydas isolate rCheMyd1 chromosome 6, rCheMyd1.pri.v2, whole genome shotgun sequence genomic window:
- the FBXO34 gene encoding F-box only protein 34 isoform X2: MELHDALKRFCRVERQRASGMHLKPYLKLQKKERSLDISQDSLRGLHMNHQRSAQEEKYTNNCTKLSILPTSPVVTPSRKPLGIIYPNTMCNMSGKAPAEGPSVEKKKNAPSATIHQGDEGEGPLDIWAVVKPGNTKEKIAFFAAQQCNNNRMGSMKLKSTWDIDGRSAKRRKKSMDLIKAKIQLERMREANRRCTQPEPFACGIEHCSVHYVNDNGEGIFPGRSLSVIEMVAFLEHRANALLADCTKNCMNASTTRLSGQSKGALPASDPFSAPGACEVHSEKGTCGSGEQQNEPVRVLDMVAKLESECLRRQSEREAGSLSRNNSFRRNIGRMLLANGTQSECDTGKVSSKVLGQEVSLKDPVTVDDDGQRTKRGPSVADELWEGAASGQQSLGAVAAVDIHMVNISVKHDQETSVRPSSRGDSEMIVEPLGSVPSACPVAVGLSSDAMQSESTTVDCSAREPVSIPNLNLHPTRRESLSISISVTKTEKGCRKEQTSNFSFGEDPLPGRLFFLYPGHQNKQEHTGLGKSTKEKPGEVGQTGDAADNKMYERNSASIEPFALSVSPMESALQVLDTSCLKRQVSHDFLETRFKIQQLLEPQQYMAFLPHHIMVKIFRLLPTRSLVALKCTCCYFKFIIEYYNIRPADSRWVRDPRYKEDPCKQCKKKYVKGDVSLCRWHPKPYCQALPYGPGYWMCCHKSQKGIPGCKLGLHDNHWVPACHSFNRTLHKKTRGGAADAEEEY; encoded by the exons ATGGAGCTCCATGATGCCTTGAAGAGATTTTGCCGAGTAGAAAGGCAAAG gGCTTCTGGCATGCACTTAAAGCCATACCTCAAATTACAGAAGAAAGAGCGATCTCTAGATATAAGCCAAGATTCCCTGAGGGGCCTGCATATGAACCATCAAAGGTCAGCACAGGAGGAAAAGTATACGAACAACTGCACCAAACTGAGCATTTTACCTACGTCCCCAGTCGTGACTCCATCTCGAAAGCCTTTGGGAATTATTTATCCTAATACTATGTGCAATATGAGTGGGAAAGCTCCAGCAGAAGGCCCAAGTGttgagaagaagaagaatgccCCATCTGCAACAATCcaccagggggatgagggggaaggACCGTTAGATATCTGGGCTGTCGTGAAACCTGGGAATACCAAGGAAAAGATTGCCTTCTTTGCAGCCCAGCAGTGCAACAACAATAGGATGGGCTCAATGAAACTTAAAAGCACCTGGGATATAGATGGAAGATCAGCTAAACGAAGGAAGAAATCCATGGATCTTATAAAAGCAAAGATTCAATTAGAAAGGATGAGAGAGGCAAACAGGAGGTGCACCCAGCCTGAGCCTTTTGCATGCGGCATTGAGCACTGTTCTGTACATTACGTTAATGACAACGGTGAAGGGATATTTCCAGGTCGATCCTTATCTGTAATCGAGATGGTAGCTTTTCTAGAACACCGAGCAAATGCTTTGCTGGCCGACTGCACCAAAAACTGCATGAACGCTTCTACTACAAGGCTGAGTGGGCAATCCAAAGGTGCACTTCCTGCTTCCGACCCTTTCTCTGCCCCTGGGGCCTGCGAGGTACATTCTGAAAAAGGGACCTGTGGGAGTGGTGAGCAGCAGAACGAGCCTGTGCGTGTGCTGGACATGGTTGCAAAGCTTGAATCTGAGTGCTTGAGGCGCCAGAGTGAACGTGAAGCGGGGAGCCTATCCAGGAACAACAGCTTCCGGAGAAACATAGGGCGGATGTTACTGGCGAATGGCACGCAGTCTGAGTGTGACACTGGGAAGGTATCTTCCAAAGTCCTTGGCCAGGAGGTAAGTTTAAAAGATCCCGTTACAGTGGATGATGATGGACAGAGAACAAAGCGTGGCCCTTCGGTTGCTGATGAATTATGGGAAGGAGCTGCTTCTGGTCAGCAGTCCTTGGGGGCAGTAGCAGCTGTGGATATCCACATGGTGAACATCAGCGTCAAGCATGATCAAGAAACCTCAGTGAGACCCAGCAGCAGAGGTGATTCTGAAATGATCGTGGAACCTCTGGGGTCTGTCCCTTCTGCGTGTCCAGTAGCTGTTGGGCTGTCTTCGGATGCCATGCAGAGCGAGAGTACGACTGTTGATTGTTCGGCTAGAGAACCTGTATCTATTCCTAACCTGAATTTGCATCCGACAAGGAGAGAGTCTTTATCCATCAGTATATCGGTCACCAAGACAGAGAAGGGGTGCAGGAAAGAGCAGACTTCTAATTTTAGCTTTGGTGAAGATCCACTTCCAGGGAGGCTGTTCTTTCTGTATCCTGGTCACCAAAACAAGCAAGAGCACACAGGGTTAGGGAAAAGTACTAAAGAAAAGCCAGGAGAAGTGGGCCAAACTGGGGATGCTGCTGATAATAAAATGTATGAGAGAAATAGTGCTTCCATAGAGCCGTTTGCCCTTTCAGTATCTCCCATGGAAAGTGCTTTGCAGGTACTTGACACTTCTTGTTTGAAAAGGCAGGTGTCTCATGACTTTTTGGAGACTCGGTTTAAAATTCAGCAGCTTTTGGAGCCTCAGCAGTATATGGCCTTCCTGCCCCACCACATCATGGTTAAGATCTTCAGATTGCTCCCCACTAGGAGTCTAGTCGCTCTTAAATGTACTTGTTGTTACTTCAAATTTATCATTGAATACTACAACATAAGGCCAGCTGATTCCCGCTGGGTCCGCGATCCCCGTTACAAAGAAGATCCGTGCAAGCAGTGCAAGAAGAAGTATGTGAAAGGGGATGTGTCACTGTGCCGGTGGCATCCCAAACCCTACTGTCAAGCTTTACCATACGGCCCAGGGTATTGGATGTGCTGTCACAAGTCTCAAAAAGGCATCCCTGGGTGTAAATTAGGTCTTCATGACAATCATTGGGTCCCTGCATGCCACAGCTTTAACCGCACTCTTCACAAGAAAAccagaggaggagcagcagatGCGGAAGAGGAATATTAG
- the FBXO34 gene encoding F-box only protein 34 isoform X1, translating into MKTSYRAGLHREPLNSTSSTFHQVKRASGMHLKPYLKLQKKERSLDISQDSLRGLHMNHQRSAQEEKYTNNCTKLSILPTSPVVTPSRKPLGIIYPNTMCNMSGKAPAEGPSVEKKKNAPSATIHQGDEGEGPLDIWAVVKPGNTKEKIAFFAAQQCNNNRMGSMKLKSTWDIDGRSAKRRKKSMDLIKAKIQLERMREANRRCTQPEPFACGIEHCSVHYVNDNGEGIFPGRSLSVIEMVAFLEHRANALLADCTKNCMNASTTRLSGQSKGALPASDPFSAPGACEVHSEKGTCGSGEQQNEPVRVLDMVAKLESECLRRQSEREAGSLSRNNSFRRNIGRMLLANGTQSECDTGKVSSKVLGQEVSLKDPVTVDDDGQRTKRGPSVADELWEGAASGQQSLGAVAAVDIHMVNISVKHDQETSVRPSSRGDSEMIVEPLGSVPSACPVAVGLSSDAMQSESTTVDCSAREPVSIPNLNLHPTRRESLSISISVTKTEKGCRKEQTSNFSFGEDPLPGRLFFLYPGHQNKQEHTGLGKSTKEKPGEVGQTGDAADNKMYERNSASIEPFALSVSPMESALQVLDTSCLKRQVSHDFLETRFKIQQLLEPQQYMAFLPHHIMVKIFRLLPTRSLVALKCTCCYFKFIIEYYNIRPADSRWVRDPRYKEDPCKQCKKKYVKGDVSLCRWHPKPYCQALPYGPGYWMCCHKSQKGIPGCKLGLHDNHWVPACHSFNRTLHKKTRGGAADAEEEY; encoded by the exons ATGAAGACTTCCTACAGAGCTGGCCTCCACAGGGAACCACTGAATTCCACATCTTCGACATTCCATCAAGTCAAACG gGCTTCTGGCATGCACTTAAAGCCATACCTCAAATTACAGAAGAAAGAGCGATCTCTAGATATAAGCCAAGATTCCCTGAGGGGCCTGCATATGAACCATCAAAGGTCAGCACAGGAGGAAAAGTATACGAACAACTGCACCAAACTGAGCATTTTACCTACGTCCCCAGTCGTGACTCCATCTCGAAAGCCTTTGGGAATTATTTATCCTAATACTATGTGCAATATGAGTGGGAAAGCTCCAGCAGAAGGCCCAAGTGttgagaagaagaagaatgccCCATCTGCAACAATCcaccagggggatgagggggaaggACCGTTAGATATCTGGGCTGTCGTGAAACCTGGGAATACCAAGGAAAAGATTGCCTTCTTTGCAGCCCAGCAGTGCAACAACAATAGGATGGGCTCAATGAAACTTAAAAGCACCTGGGATATAGATGGAAGATCAGCTAAACGAAGGAAGAAATCCATGGATCTTATAAAAGCAAAGATTCAATTAGAAAGGATGAGAGAGGCAAACAGGAGGTGCACCCAGCCTGAGCCTTTTGCATGCGGCATTGAGCACTGTTCTGTACATTACGTTAATGACAACGGTGAAGGGATATTTCCAGGTCGATCCTTATCTGTAATCGAGATGGTAGCTTTTCTAGAACACCGAGCAAATGCTTTGCTGGCCGACTGCACCAAAAACTGCATGAACGCTTCTACTACAAGGCTGAGTGGGCAATCCAAAGGTGCACTTCCTGCTTCCGACCCTTTCTCTGCCCCTGGGGCCTGCGAGGTACATTCTGAAAAAGGGACCTGTGGGAGTGGTGAGCAGCAGAACGAGCCTGTGCGTGTGCTGGACATGGTTGCAAAGCTTGAATCTGAGTGCTTGAGGCGCCAGAGTGAACGTGAAGCGGGGAGCCTATCCAGGAACAACAGCTTCCGGAGAAACATAGGGCGGATGTTACTGGCGAATGGCACGCAGTCTGAGTGTGACACTGGGAAGGTATCTTCCAAAGTCCTTGGCCAGGAGGTAAGTTTAAAAGATCCCGTTACAGTGGATGATGATGGACAGAGAACAAAGCGTGGCCCTTCGGTTGCTGATGAATTATGGGAAGGAGCTGCTTCTGGTCAGCAGTCCTTGGGGGCAGTAGCAGCTGTGGATATCCACATGGTGAACATCAGCGTCAAGCATGATCAAGAAACCTCAGTGAGACCCAGCAGCAGAGGTGATTCTGAAATGATCGTGGAACCTCTGGGGTCTGTCCCTTCTGCGTGTCCAGTAGCTGTTGGGCTGTCTTCGGATGCCATGCAGAGCGAGAGTACGACTGTTGATTGTTCGGCTAGAGAACCTGTATCTATTCCTAACCTGAATTTGCATCCGACAAGGAGAGAGTCTTTATCCATCAGTATATCGGTCACCAAGACAGAGAAGGGGTGCAGGAAAGAGCAGACTTCTAATTTTAGCTTTGGTGAAGATCCACTTCCAGGGAGGCTGTTCTTTCTGTATCCTGGTCACCAAAACAAGCAAGAGCACACAGGGTTAGGGAAAAGTACTAAAGAAAAGCCAGGAGAAGTGGGCCAAACTGGGGATGCTGCTGATAATAAAATGTATGAGAGAAATAGTGCTTCCATAGAGCCGTTTGCCCTTTCAGTATCTCCCATGGAAAGTGCTTTGCAGGTACTTGACACTTCTTGTTTGAAAAGGCAGGTGTCTCATGACTTTTTGGAGACTCGGTTTAAAATTCAGCAGCTTTTGGAGCCTCAGCAGTATATGGCCTTCCTGCCCCACCACATCATGGTTAAGATCTTCAGATTGCTCCCCACTAGGAGTCTAGTCGCTCTTAAATGTACTTGTTGTTACTTCAAATTTATCATTGAATACTACAACATAAGGCCAGCTGATTCCCGCTGGGTCCGCGATCCCCGTTACAAAGAAGATCCGTGCAAGCAGTGCAAGAAGAAGTATGTGAAAGGGGATGTGTCACTGTGCCGGTGGCATCCCAAACCCTACTGTCAAGCTTTACCATACGGCCCAGGGTATTGGATGTGCTGTCACAAGTCTCAAAAAGGCATCCCTGGGTGTAAATTAGGTCTTCATGACAATCATTGGGTCCCTGCATGCCACAGCTTTAACCGCACTCTTCACAAGAAAAccagaggaggagcagcagatGCGGAAGAGGAATATTAG
- the FBXO34 gene encoding F-box only protein 34 isoform X3, which yields MHLKPYLKLQKKERSLDISQDSLRGLHMNHQRSAQEEKYTNNCTKLSILPTSPVVTPSRKPLGIIYPNTMCNMSGKAPAEGPSVEKKKNAPSATIHQGDEGEGPLDIWAVVKPGNTKEKIAFFAAQQCNNNRMGSMKLKSTWDIDGRSAKRRKKSMDLIKAKIQLERMREANRRCTQPEPFACGIEHCSVHYVNDNGEGIFPGRSLSVIEMVAFLEHRANALLADCTKNCMNASTTRLSGQSKGALPASDPFSAPGACEVHSEKGTCGSGEQQNEPVRVLDMVAKLESECLRRQSEREAGSLSRNNSFRRNIGRMLLANGTQSECDTGKVSSKVLGQEVSLKDPVTVDDDGQRTKRGPSVADELWEGAASGQQSLGAVAAVDIHMVNISVKHDQETSVRPSSRGDSEMIVEPLGSVPSACPVAVGLSSDAMQSESTTVDCSAREPVSIPNLNLHPTRRESLSISISVTKTEKGCRKEQTSNFSFGEDPLPGRLFFLYPGHQNKQEHTGLGKSTKEKPGEVGQTGDAADNKMYERNSASIEPFALSVSPMESALQVLDTSCLKRQVSHDFLETRFKIQQLLEPQQYMAFLPHHIMVKIFRLLPTRSLVALKCTCCYFKFIIEYYNIRPADSRWVRDPRYKEDPCKQCKKKYVKGDVSLCRWHPKPYCQALPYGPGYWMCCHKSQKGIPGCKLGLHDNHWVPACHSFNRTLHKKTRGGAADAEEEY from the coding sequence ATGCACTTAAAGCCATACCTCAAATTACAGAAGAAAGAGCGATCTCTAGATATAAGCCAAGATTCCCTGAGGGGCCTGCATATGAACCATCAAAGGTCAGCACAGGAGGAAAAGTATACGAACAACTGCACCAAACTGAGCATTTTACCTACGTCCCCAGTCGTGACTCCATCTCGAAAGCCTTTGGGAATTATTTATCCTAATACTATGTGCAATATGAGTGGGAAAGCTCCAGCAGAAGGCCCAAGTGttgagaagaagaagaatgccCCATCTGCAACAATCcaccagggggatgagggggaaggACCGTTAGATATCTGGGCTGTCGTGAAACCTGGGAATACCAAGGAAAAGATTGCCTTCTTTGCAGCCCAGCAGTGCAACAACAATAGGATGGGCTCAATGAAACTTAAAAGCACCTGGGATATAGATGGAAGATCAGCTAAACGAAGGAAGAAATCCATGGATCTTATAAAAGCAAAGATTCAATTAGAAAGGATGAGAGAGGCAAACAGGAGGTGCACCCAGCCTGAGCCTTTTGCATGCGGCATTGAGCACTGTTCTGTACATTACGTTAATGACAACGGTGAAGGGATATTTCCAGGTCGATCCTTATCTGTAATCGAGATGGTAGCTTTTCTAGAACACCGAGCAAATGCTTTGCTGGCCGACTGCACCAAAAACTGCATGAACGCTTCTACTACAAGGCTGAGTGGGCAATCCAAAGGTGCACTTCCTGCTTCCGACCCTTTCTCTGCCCCTGGGGCCTGCGAGGTACATTCTGAAAAAGGGACCTGTGGGAGTGGTGAGCAGCAGAACGAGCCTGTGCGTGTGCTGGACATGGTTGCAAAGCTTGAATCTGAGTGCTTGAGGCGCCAGAGTGAACGTGAAGCGGGGAGCCTATCCAGGAACAACAGCTTCCGGAGAAACATAGGGCGGATGTTACTGGCGAATGGCACGCAGTCTGAGTGTGACACTGGGAAGGTATCTTCCAAAGTCCTTGGCCAGGAGGTAAGTTTAAAAGATCCCGTTACAGTGGATGATGATGGACAGAGAACAAAGCGTGGCCCTTCGGTTGCTGATGAATTATGGGAAGGAGCTGCTTCTGGTCAGCAGTCCTTGGGGGCAGTAGCAGCTGTGGATATCCACATGGTGAACATCAGCGTCAAGCATGATCAAGAAACCTCAGTGAGACCCAGCAGCAGAGGTGATTCTGAAATGATCGTGGAACCTCTGGGGTCTGTCCCTTCTGCGTGTCCAGTAGCTGTTGGGCTGTCTTCGGATGCCATGCAGAGCGAGAGTACGACTGTTGATTGTTCGGCTAGAGAACCTGTATCTATTCCTAACCTGAATTTGCATCCGACAAGGAGAGAGTCTTTATCCATCAGTATATCGGTCACCAAGACAGAGAAGGGGTGCAGGAAAGAGCAGACTTCTAATTTTAGCTTTGGTGAAGATCCACTTCCAGGGAGGCTGTTCTTTCTGTATCCTGGTCACCAAAACAAGCAAGAGCACACAGGGTTAGGGAAAAGTACTAAAGAAAAGCCAGGAGAAGTGGGCCAAACTGGGGATGCTGCTGATAATAAAATGTATGAGAGAAATAGTGCTTCCATAGAGCCGTTTGCCCTTTCAGTATCTCCCATGGAAAGTGCTTTGCAGGTACTTGACACTTCTTGTTTGAAAAGGCAGGTGTCTCATGACTTTTTGGAGACTCGGTTTAAAATTCAGCAGCTTTTGGAGCCTCAGCAGTATATGGCCTTCCTGCCCCACCACATCATGGTTAAGATCTTCAGATTGCTCCCCACTAGGAGTCTAGTCGCTCTTAAATGTACTTGTTGTTACTTCAAATTTATCATTGAATACTACAACATAAGGCCAGCTGATTCCCGCTGGGTCCGCGATCCCCGTTACAAAGAAGATCCGTGCAAGCAGTGCAAGAAGAAGTATGTGAAAGGGGATGTGTCACTGTGCCGGTGGCATCCCAAACCCTACTGTCAAGCTTTACCATACGGCCCAGGGTATTGGATGTGCTGTCACAAGTCTCAAAAAGGCATCCCTGGGTGTAAATTAGGTCTTCATGACAATCATTGGGTCCCTGCATGCCACAGCTTTAACCGCACTCTTCACAAGAAAAccagaggaggagcagcagatGCGGAAGAGGAATATTAG